In one window of Mesoplodon densirostris isolate mMesDen1 chromosome 4, mMesDen1 primary haplotype, whole genome shotgun sequence DNA:
- the ZSCAN2 gene encoding zinc finger and SCAN domain-containing protein 2 isoform X3: protein MMASEVPRVTTPLSPLVRVSQEEDDQEEEVATMILEDDSWVQEAVLQEDGPESEPFPQSAGKGSPHEEVAGGPQGALGRLRELCRRWLRPEVHTKEQMLTMLPREIQAWLQEHRPESSEEAVALVEDLTQTLQDGGEMQNLVGRGWEQPSEMEECGVCRGGEGGIQD, encoded by the coding sequence ATGATGGCCTCGGAGGTGCCGAGAGTAACCACTCCCCTGAGCCCCTTAGTCCGTGTCTCTCAAGAGGAAGATGACCAGGAGGAGGAGGTCGCCACCATGATCCTGGAAGACGACTCTTGGGTACAGGAAGCTGTGCTGCAGGAGGATGGCCCTGAGTCGGAGCCCTTTCCCCAGAGCGCCGGCAAGGGCAGCCCCCATGAAGAGGTGGCCGGAGGGCCACAGGGTGCCCTTGGCCGTCTTCGAGAGCTCTGCCGGCGCTGGCTGAGGCCAGAGGTGCACACTAAGGAGCAAATGCTGACCATGCTGCCAAGGGAAATTCAGGCCTGGCTGCAAGAGCATCGGCCCGAGAGCAGCGAGGAGGCGGTGGCCCTGGTGGAAGATTTGACCCAGACCCTTCAGGACGGTGGTGAGATGCAGAACCTCGTAGGGAGAGGGTGGGAGCAGCCCTCAGAGATGGAAGAGTGTGGTGTTTGCAGAGGAGGAGAAGGTGGTATCCAGGACTGA